One Cucumis sativus cultivar 9930 chromosome 1, Cucumber_9930_V3, whole genome shotgun sequence DNA segment encodes these proteins:
- the LOC101207724 gene encoding cytochrome P450 94C1: MATIPTISLDLLSSLPTTISLLFFSFTVAFSIFSFSLFLLRLNPCCNCSFCRAYLSSSWSSSFPNLSDWYTHLLSHSPTATLHLHVISNIVTANPDNVQHILKSNFHNYPKGKPFSSILGDLLGHGIFNVDGHSWRFQRKMASLELGSLSLRSHAFEILTTEIRSRLLPTMKGVGKTMEVVDLQDVFRRFSFDNICRFSFGLDPGCLRLWLPTSEFAVAFDLASRLSAERAMAASPIIWRIKKMMRVGSERKLREAIKMVDRLAMEVIRQRRKMGFSNRNDLLSRFMASTNDDRYLRDIVVSFLLAGRDTVASALTSLFWLLSQNPEVETEIISESDRIMGPDRDAVPSFDNLKEMHYLQAVVYENMRLFPPVQFDSKFAEEDDILPDGTFVQKGTRVTYHPYAMGRMDRIWGLDCLQFKPERWLKNGYFTPENPFKFPVFQAGLRVCLGKELAVMDVKCVAVVLIRKFKIRLAGTDRIARFAPGLTASWRGGLPVRIEERSNC; this comes from the exons ATGGCTACAATTCCAACAATTTCCTTAGACTTACTCTCTTCTCTCCCTACAACAATTTCCCTTCTATTTTTCTCCTTTACAGTCGCCTTCTCAATTTtctccttctctcttttccttctccgCCTTAACCCTTGTTGTAACTGCTCTTTCTGTCGCGcctatctttcttcttcctggTCTTCCTCTTTTCCAAACTTATCCGATTGGTACACTCACCTTCTTTCCCACTCCCCCACTGCCACGCTCCACCTCCACGTTATCTCCAATATCGTAACCGCCAACCCCGACAACGTCCAACACATCCTTAAATCCAACTTCCATAACTACCCCAAAGGAAAACCCTTCTCTTCCATCCTTGGTGACCTTCTTGGTCATGGAATTTTCAATGTGGATGGTCATTCTTGGCGGTTTCAACGCAAGATGGCGAGTTTGGAACTTGGGAGTTTGTCACTTCGGTCTCACGCGTTCGAGATTTTAACGACGGAGATTCGGAGTAGGTTGCTACCTACGATGAAGGGAGTTGGGAAGACGATGGAGGTGGTGGATTTGCAAGATGTGTTTAGGAGGTTTTCATTTGATAATATTTGTAGGTTTTCGTTTGGGTTGGATCCTGGGTGTTTGAGGTTGTGGCTGCCGACGTCGGAATTCGCAGTGGCATTTGATTTGGCGTCGAGATTGTCAGCAGAAAGAGCGATGGCAGCGTCGCCGATTATATGGAGGATTAAGAAGATGATGAGAGTGGGATCGGAGAGGAAGCTTAGGGAAGCGATTAAAATGGTAGATAGGTTAGCAATGGAAGTTATAAGGCAAAGGAGGAAGATGGGGTTTTCTAATAGAAATGATCTTCTCTCTAGATTCATGGCTTCTACCAATGATGATAG ATACCTTAGAGACATTGTCGTCAGCTTCCTCCTCGCCGGTCGAGACACGGTGGCATCGGCGTTAACTAGCTTATTCTGGCTACTTTCCCAAAACCCGGAAGTCGAGACTGAAATTATCTCCGAGTCAGACCGGATCATGGGACCGGATCGAGACGCGGTCCCCAGTTTCGACAATCTTAAAGAAATGCACTATCTCCAAGCAGTGGTCTACGAGAACATGCGCCTCTTTCCACCGGTTCAGTTCGACTCCAAGTTTGCCGAGGAAGACGACATCTTGCCTGATGGTACATTCGTCCAGAAGGGCACAAGGGTAACTTACCACCCTTACGCCATGGGCCGAATGGACCGGATTTGGGGACTCGATTGTCTCCAGTTCAAACCGGAGAGGTGGCTCAAGAACGGTTACTTCACGCCCGAAAACCCCTTTAAGTTTCCGGTTTTTCAAGCCGGCTTAAGGGTCTGTTTAGGGAAGGAGCTAGCGGTGATGGATGTGAAATGTGTTGCAGTGGTATTGATTCGGAAGTTTAAGATCCGGTTGGCGGGAACCGATCGGATTGCTCGTTTTGCTCCCGGTCTAACGGCTAGCTGGAGAGGTGGGTTACCGGTTAGAATTGAGGAAAGATCCAATTGTTAA